One segment of Vibrio gazogenes DNA contains the following:
- a CDS encoding alpha-N-arabinofuranosidase: MKQKVFTFSMLTASLFASNAFAANHQVTINANLQDRGAVINKDIYGQFAEHLGRGIYGGLWVGHDSDIPNTKGFRNDVVQALRDIKVPLIRWPGGCFADQYHWRDGIGPQADRPITINSNWGGVDETNAVGTHEFFDLADLIGADTYINGNLGTGSAQEMADWIEYMTSDKDSALANERRANGRREPWEIKYFGIGNEAWGCGGNMGPDQYVDLYKQYMSVIKTPPGKEILFVGSGGTTEDTQWTDVLSSRIHNDMDGISFHFYTLPNDDWDNKGSATEFDNTMWFKTLERTYRMKNYLQSNVDILDRNDPSGKLGFYVDEWGTWYDTEEGREPGFLYQQNTLRDAVVAAVNLDLFHQYAKRVHMTNIAQMVNVLQAMILTDGAEMVKTPTYYVYDMYKIFQDATSIPFTLDTTKYAMDGKELPAVSASLAQGTDGRIYMALVNLDPVNDADIDLNLNGKINTILAGRILTADAINAKNTFDNPHALEPQPFQDWADSFVLPAKSVVVLTLK, encoded by the coding sequence ATGAAACAAAAGGTATTCACTTTCTCGATGCTCACCGCCTCGTTGTTTGCAAGCAATGCATTCGCGGCCAATCATCAGGTGACTATTAATGCCAATTTACAAGACCGTGGCGCTGTCATCAACAAAGACATTTATGGCCAATTTGCTGAGCATTTAGGACGAGGTATTTATGGCGGCTTGTGGGTCGGACACGATTCCGATATTCCGAATACAAAAGGTTTTCGTAACGATGTTGTTCAAGCTTTAAGAGACATCAAGGTCCCTCTGATTCGCTGGCCGGGTGGCTGTTTTGCCGATCAATATCATTGGCGAGATGGGATTGGCCCTCAAGCGGATCGCCCGATTACCATCAATTCAAACTGGGGAGGCGTTGACGAAACAAATGCAGTCGGTACTCACGAATTTTTTGATTTAGCCGATCTGATTGGTGCTGATACTTACATCAATGGCAACCTAGGCACCGGTAGCGCGCAGGAAATGGCGGATTGGATTGAATACATGACGTCCGATAAGGATTCTGCACTTGCCAATGAACGCCGTGCCAATGGCAGACGAGAACCGTGGGAAATCAAATACTTTGGCATTGGTAACGAGGCGTGGGGGTGTGGTGGTAATATGGGACCGGACCAATACGTTGACCTTTATAAACAATACATGTCTGTGATTAAAACGCCTCCGGGTAAAGAAATCTTGTTTGTGGGGAGTGGCGGTACCACGGAAGATACTCAGTGGACAGATGTCCTGAGTTCCCGGATCCACAACGACATGGATGGAATCAGTTTCCACTTCTACACACTTCCCAACGACGATTGGGATAACAAAGGTAGTGCGACTGAATTTGATAACACCATGTGGTTTAAAACGCTGGAGCGCACCTATCGCATGAAAAACTATCTGCAAAGCAATGTCGATATTCTGGATCGTAATGATCCGAGTGGCAAGTTAGGCTTTTATGTGGATGAGTGGGGTACATGGTATGACACGGAAGAAGGCCGTGAACCCGGCTTCTTATATCAGCAGAATACCTTGCGTGATGCGGTGGTTGCCGCCGTCAACCTCGATTTATTTCACCAGTATGCCAAACGTGTTCATATGACCAATATCGCGCAAATGGTCAATGTGCTGCAAGCCATGATCCTGACTGACGGCGCAGAAATGGTAAAAACACCGACGTACTATGTCTACGATATGTACAAGATATTTCAAGACGCAACGTCGATTCCATTTACGCTGGACACTACGAAGTATGCGATGGATGGTAAAGAGCTACCCGCGGTCAGTGCTTCGTTAGCACAGGGAACGGATGGCCGTATATACATGGCTTTGGTCAATTTGGATCCGGTGAACGATGCAGATATTGATTTGAATCTAAACGGAAAAATCAACACCATCTTAGCGGGACGTATTTTAACCGCTGACGCCATCAACGCTAAAAATACGTTCGATAACCCACATGCTTTAGAGCCGCAACCTTTCCAGGACTGGGCGGATAGTTTTGTACTTCCTGCTAAATCAGTGGTTGTCTTAACGCTCAAGTAG